From Amycolatopsis sp. cg9, one genomic window encodes:
- a CDS encoding SDR family oxidoreductase — translation MTGVVVTGGGGGIGAALARRFAAGGAQVVVADLDGDKAGEVAAEIKGTAFVGDVASVDGVAKLIESARETLGEIDIYCANAGIAPFGGAESPEEVWARTWDVNVMAHVRAANQLLPAWLERGEGHFIATVSAAGLLTSLGSAPYSVTKHGALAFAEYLSATYRHRGITVQAICPQGVRTAMLESTGTAGQLLMGASAIEPEQVADALFAAMESKQFLVLPHPEVADYYAARATQTDRWLGGMNKLQRKVEAALEAE, via the coding sequence GCCGCGCTGGCCCGCCGCTTCGCCGCCGGCGGCGCCCAGGTCGTCGTGGCCGACCTCGACGGCGACAAGGCCGGCGAAGTCGCTGCCGAGATCAAGGGCACGGCGTTCGTCGGCGACGTCGCGAGCGTCGACGGCGTCGCGAAGCTGATCGAGAGCGCCCGCGAGACGCTCGGCGAGATCGACATCTACTGCGCCAACGCGGGCATCGCGCCCTTCGGCGGCGCGGAAAGCCCCGAGGAGGTCTGGGCGCGCACCTGGGACGTCAACGTCATGGCGCACGTCCGCGCGGCCAACCAGCTGCTGCCCGCGTGGCTCGAACGCGGCGAGGGGCACTTCATCGCGACCGTGTCCGCCGCCGGCCTGCTGACCAGCCTCGGCTCGGCGCCGTACTCGGTGACCAAGCACGGCGCGCTCGCGTTCGCCGAGTACCTGTCGGCGACCTACCGGCACCGCGGGATCACCGTGCAGGCGATCTGCCCGCAGGGCGTGCGCACGGCGATGCTGGAGAGCACCGGCACCGCCGGCCAGCTGCTGATGGGCGCGTCGGCGATCGAACCCGAGCAGGTCGCGGACGCGCTGTTCGCGGCGATGGAGTCGAAGCAGTTCCTGGTGCTGCCGCACCCCGAGGTCGCGGACTACTACGCGGCGCGCGCGACGCAGACCGACCGCTGGCTCGGCGGGATGAACAAGCTGCAGCGCAAGGTCGAAGCGGCGCTCGAGGCGGAATGA
- a CDS encoding acyl-CoA carboxylase subunit beta has translation MSWQPEVDELARRRELAERMGGPEKVARQHAAGRSTVRERIAALADPGSFDEIGALAGTASYVDGSLESFTPANFVIGTARLDGRRVALGGDDFTVRGGAADAAIMEKQVYAERLAHELRLPLVRLIEGTGGGGSVKMLEQHGFTYVPVNPGWDLVVDNLSAVPVVALCLGPVAGLGAARAVMSHLSVLVEGAGQLFVAGPPVVKHATGEDLTKEELGGADVHRRSGAVDRIVASEAEAFAVAKRFLSYLPSSVDTLPPVTATSDPVDRADEGLLSLVPRNRRRPYRLRPLLDGVFDAGSVFDYAVSGGSAYAGLARLNGHPVGVLATDPYRGATLTPEGADVMTRLVDLCETFHLPLVSLTDQAGMVIGAAAERAGAIRHGARAVTAVYQARVPMAEVIVRRVFGVGGAGQVNRHRLVRRWAWPSGDWGSLPVEGGIEAAYRAELDAADDRAARIEEIRARLDAVRSPFRTAERFSVEDVIDPRETRSRLCDWIGDAYAVLPKLAGPPSFGTRP, from the coding sequence ATGAGCTGGCAGCCGGAGGTCGACGAGCTGGCCCGGCGGCGCGAGCTGGCCGAGCGCATGGGCGGGCCGGAGAAGGTGGCCCGCCAGCACGCCGCCGGGCGTTCGACGGTCCGCGAGCGGATCGCGGCGCTCGCCGACCCCGGCAGCTTCGACGAGATCGGCGCGCTGGCCGGCACGGCGTCCTATGTGGACGGCTCGCTGGAGTCGTTCACCCCGGCCAACTTCGTCATCGGCACCGCGCGGCTCGACGGCAGGCGGGTGGCGCTCGGCGGTGACGACTTCACCGTCCGCGGCGGGGCCGCCGACGCGGCGATCATGGAGAAGCAGGTCTACGCCGAACGGCTGGCCCACGAGCTGCGGCTGCCGCTGGTGCGGCTGATCGAGGGCACCGGGGGCGGCGGCAGCGTCAAGATGCTGGAGCAGCACGGGTTCACCTACGTCCCGGTCAACCCGGGCTGGGACCTCGTGGTGGACAACCTTTCCGCGGTCCCGGTGGTCGCGCTCTGCCTGGGTCCGGTGGCCGGGCTCGGCGCCGCGCGGGCGGTGATGTCGCACCTGAGCGTCCTGGTCGAAGGCGCCGGGCAGCTGTTCGTCGCCGGGCCGCCGGTGGTGAAGCACGCGACGGGGGAGGACCTCACCAAGGAGGAGCTCGGCGGCGCCGACGTCCACCGGCGCAGCGGTGCGGTGGACCGGATCGTTGCGTCCGAAGCCGAGGCGTTCGCCGTGGCGAAGCGGTTCCTGTCGTACCTGCCGTCCTCTGTGGACACCCTGCCCCCGGTGACGGCCACCTCGGACCCGGTGGACCGCGCCGACGAGGGGCTGCTTTCGCTGGTGCCGCGCAACCGGCGCCGGCCCTACCGGTTGCGGCCGTTGCTGGACGGCGTCTTCGACGCGGGCTCGGTGTTCGACTACGCCGTGTCGGGCGGCTCGGCGTACGCGGGACTGGCGCGGCTGAACGGGCACCCGGTCGGCGTCCTGGCCACCGACCCCTACCGCGGCGCGACGCTGACCCCCGAGGGCGCCGACGTCATGACCCGGCTGGTCGACCTCTGCGAGACGTTCCACCTGCCCCTGGTGTCGCTGACCGACCAGGCGGGCATGGTGATCGGCGCGGCGGCCGAGCGGGCGGGCGCGATCCGCCACGGTGCCCGCGCGGTCACCGCGGTCTACCAGGCGCGGGTGCCGATGGCCGAGGTGATCGTCCGGCGCGTGTTCGGCGTCGGCGGCGCGGGCCAGGTCAACCGCCACCGCCTGGTCCGCCGCTGGGCCTGGCCCTCGGGCGACTGGGGCTCCCTGCCGGTCGAAGGCGGCATCGAGGCGGCCTACCGCGCGGAGCTCGACGCGGCCGACGACCGGGCGGCGCGGATCGAGGAGATCCGCGCGCGCCTGGACGCGGTGCGCTCGCCGTTCCGGACGGCGGAGCGCTTTTCGGTCGAGGACGTCATCGACCCGCGCGAGACCCGGTCCCGGCTGTGCGACTGGATCGGGGACGCCTACGCGGTGCTGCCGAAGCTGGCGGGCCCGCCGTCGTTCGGGACGCGGCCCTAG